In Luteitalea sp. TBR-22, one genomic interval encodes:
- a CDS encoding ScpA family protein has product MAKSSDPSKGTAGASGTPGDASGSGPEFVQGKDFESTLERFPVRLEVFEGPLDLLLHLIKKHELDIYDIPIALITRQYLDYIGLMEELQLDVAGDFLVMAATLIHIKSRSLLPRPAPEQEDPEEDPREALVRRLVEHQKFKAAAELLHDKETVRSAQWARPDERIAALAGEGLDKEPELEVDLFSLMTAFKAVVDRAKQRPQVYLPMEQMSIEQRIEQLVRRLEGVEAMGFEDLFDDVARRGDLIVTFLAVLEMIRLKVLRVFQSGAGGPIRVYKRDRPAEAPRPIEYHEPGRPQGTPEPQS; this is encoded by the coding sequence ATGGCCAAGTCCTCCGACCCCAGCAAGGGGACCGCCGGGGCCTCCGGCACGCCCGGCGATGCGTCAGGCAGTGGCCCGGAGTTCGTCCAGGGCAAGGACTTCGAGTCGACGCTCGAGCGCTTCCCGGTCAGGCTGGAAGTCTTCGAGGGCCCCCTCGATCTCCTGCTTCACCTGATCAAGAAGCACGAACTCGACATCTACGACATCCCGATCGCGCTCATCACCAGGCAATACCTCGACTACATCGGGCTGATGGAGGAACTGCAGCTCGACGTCGCCGGGGACTTCCTCGTGATGGCCGCGACGCTGATCCACATCAAGTCGCGCAGCCTGCTGCCGCGTCCGGCGCCCGAGCAGGAGGATCCCGAGGAGGACCCGCGCGAGGCACTGGTACGCCGGCTCGTCGAGCACCAGAAGTTCAAGGCGGCCGCCGAGCTCCTGCACGACAAGGAGACGGTGCGCAGCGCCCAGTGGGCGCGGCCCGACGAGCGCATCGCCGCGCTGGCCGGCGAGGGCCTCGACAAGGAGCCCGAGCTCGAGGTCGACCTGTTCAGCCTCATGACGGCCTTCAAGGCCGTGGTCGATCGCGCCAAGCAGCGGCCGCAGGTCTACCTGCCCATGGAGCAGATGTCCATCGAGCAGCGCATCGAGCAGTTGGTGCGCAGGCTCGAAGGCGTCGAGGCCATGGGCTTCGAGGACCTGTTCGACGACGTGGCGAGGCGCGGCGACCTGATCGTCACGTTCCTGGCCGTCCTGGAGATGATTCGCCTGAAGGTGCTGCGCGTGTTCCAGAGCGGCGCCGGCGGGCCCATCCGCGTGTACAAGCGCGACCGGCCCGCCGAGGCCCCGCGGCCCATCGAGTACCACGAGCCCGGACGTCCGCAAGGCACGCCCGAACCGCAGTCATGA
- the trpS gene encoding tryptophan--tRNA ligase, which produces MTKRVVSGMRPTGKLHLGHLVGALRNWAELQAQYDCFYFAADWHALTTDYADTSRVQASVIDNVIDWIAAGVDPEKATIFVQSLVPEHAELHLLLSMMIPIPWLERVPTYKEQQEQLTEKDLTTYGFLGYPLLQTADVIIYDAHFVPVGEDQVAHLELSREVVRRVHHMHGQIFVEPQAILTNFPRLPGLDNRKMSKSYQNTIDLSDSAEAVEQKVRQMYTDPKRVRADIPGTVEGNPVFVYHDAFNPDRDEVEDLKTRYREGRVGDVEVKKKLAKAVNATLEPLRERRAALEAHPERVREIIHEGSRKARTIAVETMQRVREALHLAY; this is translated from the coding sequence GTGACCAAGCGTGTGGTGTCGGGCATGCGCCCGACCGGCAAGTTGCATCTGGGGCACCTGGTGGGCGCCCTGCGGAACTGGGCGGAGCTGCAGGCCCAGTACGACTGCTTCTACTTCGCGGCCGACTGGCACGCGCTGACGACCGACTACGCCGACACCAGTCGCGTGCAGGCCAGCGTGATCGACAACGTCATCGACTGGATTGCCGCCGGCGTCGACCCGGAGAAGGCGACCATCTTCGTGCAGTCGCTCGTGCCGGAGCACGCGGAACTGCACCTGCTGCTGTCGATGATGATCCCGATCCCCTGGCTGGAGCGGGTGCCCACGTACAAGGAACAGCAGGAGCAGCTCACCGAGAAGGACCTGACCACGTACGGGTTCCTCGGCTACCCGCTGCTGCAGACGGCCGACGTGATCATCTACGACGCCCACTTCGTGCCGGTCGGCGAGGACCAGGTCGCGCACCTCGAGCTGTCGCGCGAGGTGGTGCGCCGCGTGCACCACATGCACGGCCAGATCTTCGTCGAGCCGCAGGCCATCCTCACCAACTTCCCGCGCCTTCCGGGCCTCGACAACCGGAAGATGAGCAAGAGCTACCAGAACACCATCGACCTGTCCGACAGCGCCGAGGCCGTGGAGCAGAAGGTCCGCCAGATGTACACGGACCCCAAGCGCGTCCGCGCCGACATTCCCGGCACGGTCGAGGGCAACCCGGTGTTCGTCTACCACGACGCGTTCAACCCGGATCGCGACGAGGTCGAGGATCTCAAGACGCGCTACCGCGAAGGTCGGGTGGGCGACGTCGAGGTGAAGAAGAAGCTCGCAAAGGCCGTCAACGCGACGCTGGAGCCATTGCGCGAGCGGCGCGCGGCCCTCGAGGCGCATCCCGAGCGCGTGCGCGAGATCATCCACGAGGGCAGCCGCAAGGCGCGGACGATTGCCGTGGAGACCATGCAGCGCGTGCGCGAGGCGCTGCACCTGGCGTACTGA
- the uvrC gene encoding excinuclease ABC subunit UvrC, translating into MAIEDLRAQIARLPEQPGVYLYLNRAGETIYVGKARALRDRVRSYLGARGTSPKTEALLDEAAGLDVIVTDSVVEALALENNLIKERSPKYNIKLRDDKTYPYLRLSVSEPFPRVSVVRRVAADGDYYAGPFMPASLAWQTRSLSHKLFGIRSCREVITGQRGRPCLEYDIKRCLAPCVASICTADQYQHAVRDARLLLDGRTDELVSDLESRMYAAADEERFEQAAQLRDTIRTLETLRDRQQKMATPRMGDRDAIGVKLGPAGAVVQAFQVRSGRVVDRVELVTNADQARDARLDDLLERAVMHFYGDTPPPPEVLLPVALPDMDLLAEWLSARAGRQVQMSVPQRGDKKALLELAERNASLSYDARFNEEGASNHEALETLQAALGLPALPRRIDCFDISTLQGAETVASMVVCQDGRMKRSEYRKFRIRHTGNTDGSRESGIGNRAEPAPLSTDRWESHDSPLPTPDSRVPRRGGAEARFLDDFAAMHQVVTRRYRKVADDDGPWPDLIVIDGGKGQLNAAYEALERLGLDHLVAVGLAKQEELVFTRDREEPIGFGQGTPALRLLQRIRDEAHRFAVTFHRTARANRDLRSDLDDIPGIGLRRRKQLLTAFGSLAGVRRASREELTTVVGAKAADAVLRHFAHGG; encoded by the coding sequence ATGGCCATCGAGGACCTCAGAGCACAGATCGCGCGGTTGCCGGAGCAGCCGGGTGTGTACCTGTACCTCAACCGGGCAGGCGAGACGATCTACGTCGGCAAGGCGCGGGCGCTCCGCGACCGCGTGCGGAGCTATCTCGGGGCGCGCGGGACCTCGCCCAAGACCGAGGCGCTGCTCGACGAGGCCGCCGGGCTCGACGTCATCGTCACCGACTCGGTCGTCGAGGCACTGGCGCTCGAGAACAACCTGATCAAGGAGCGGTCGCCCAAGTACAACATCAAGCTCCGTGACGACAAGACGTACCCGTACCTGCGGCTCAGCGTCTCCGAGCCCTTCCCCCGGGTGTCGGTGGTCCGCCGCGTCGCTGCCGACGGCGACTACTACGCCGGTCCGTTCATGCCGGCGTCGCTGGCCTGGCAGACGCGGAGCCTGTCGCACAAGCTGTTCGGCATCCGCTCGTGCCGCGAGGTGATCACCGGCCAGCGCGGCCGCCCCTGCCTCGAGTACGACATCAAGCGATGCCTGGCGCCGTGCGTGGCCTCCATCTGCACGGCCGATCAGTACCAGCACGCCGTCCGCGACGCGCGCCTGCTGCTCGACGGCCGCACCGATGAACTGGTCAGCGACCTGGAGTCGCGGATGTACGCCGCGGCCGACGAGGAGCGCTTCGAGCAGGCGGCGCAGCTGCGCGACACCATCAGGACCCTCGAGACGCTGCGGGATCGCCAGCAGAAGATGGCCACCCCGCGCATGGGCGACCGCGACGCGATCGGCGTGAAGCTCGGTCCGGCCGGCGCGGTGGTGCAGGCCTTCCAGGTGCGGTCGGGGCGCGTGGTGGACCGTGTGGAACTGGTCACCAACGCCGACCAGGCGCGCGACGCGCGCCTCGACGACCTGCTGGAACGAGCCGTGATGCACTTCTACGGCGACACGCCCCCGCCGCCGGAAGTGCTGCTGCCCGTGGCGCTGCCCGACATGGACCTGCTCGCCGAGTGGTTGTCGGCGCGGGCCGGTCGTCAGGTCCAGATGAGCGTGCCGCAGCGCGGCGACAAGAAGGCCCTGCTCGAACTGGCCGAGCGCAACGCGTCGCTGTCGTACGACGCGCGGTTCAACGAGGAAGGCGCCAGCAACCACGAGGCCCTCGAGACCCTGCAGGCCGCCCTCGGACTCCCGGCGCTGCCGCGGCGGATCGACTGCTTCGACATCTCCACCCTCCAGGGCGCCGAGACCGTGGCGTCGATGGTCGTCTGCCAGGACGGCCGCATGAAGCGCTCGGAGTACCGGAAGTTCCGGATTCGGCACACGGGCAACACAGACGGGAGTCGGGAGTCGGGAATCGGGAATAGGGCAGAGCCGGCGCCGTTGAGTACCGACAGGTGGGAGAGCCACGACTCCCCACTCCCGACTCCCGACTCCCGTGTGCCGCGCCGAGGCGGCGCCGAGGCTCGCTTCCTCGACGACTTCGCCGCCATGCACCAGGTGGTGACGCGGCGCTACCGGAAGGTGGCCGACGACGATGGGCCGTGGCCGGACCTGATCGTGATCGATGGTGGCAAGGGGCAGTTGAACGCCGCCTACGAGGCGCTCGAAAGGCTCGGCCTCGACCATCTGGTGGCCGTCGGGCTGGCCAAGCAGGAGGAACTGGTGTTCACGCGCGACCGGGAGGAGCCGATCGGCTTCGGGCAGGGGACACCCGCCCTCCGGCTGCTGCAGCGCATCCGCGACGAGGCGCATCGGTTCGCCGTCACCTTCCACCGCACGGCCCGCGCCAACCGGGACCTGCGATCGGACCTCGACGACATCCCGGGGATCGGCCTCCGCCGCCGCAAGCAACTGCTGACCGCGTTCGGAAGCCTGGCCGGCGTCAGGCGCGCCAGTCGCGAAGAACTGACCACCGTGGTCGGGGCCAAGGCCGCCGACGCGGTCCTGCGTCACTTCGCCCACGGGGGCTAG
- a CDS encoding site-2 protease family protein: MEIGSIVLAFIGLLLALTVHEAAHAWAAFQLGDPTAKLQGRLSLNPAVHIDPIGTVMLPLLAFATGAPIIGWARPVPVDGRYLKHFRRDFMWIALAGPASNLLLAVLASLLLRALPHMPVAVGGIAIVEPLLQFAFNFFRVNVLLAVFNMIPVPPLDGSNVVAAVLPRHLAYQWDQIRPYGIFILYGLMFTGIVGRLIGPPANLLFGLLL, from the coding sequence GTGGAAATCGGGTCCATTGTTCTCGCGTTCATCGGGCTGCTGCTGGCCCTCACCGTGCACGAAGCCGCGCACGCCTGGGCCGCATTCCAGCTCGGCGACCCCACTGCCAAGCTGCAGGGGCGCCTGTCGCTCAATCCGGCGGTGCACATCGACCCGATCGGCACGGTCATGCTGCCGCTGCTGGCCTTCGCCACCGGGGCACCGATCATCGGGTGGGCGCGGCCGGTGCCCGTGGACGGCCGCTACCTGAAGCACTTCCGCCGCGACTTCATGTGGATCGCGCTCGCCGGGCCCGCCAGCAACCTGCTGCTGGCCGTGCTCGCGAGCCTGCTCCTGCGCGCCCTGCCGCACATGCCGGTCGCGGTGGGCGGCATCGCGATCGTCGAGCCCCTGCTGCAGTTCGCGTTCAACTTCTTCCGCGTGAACGTGCTGCTGGCCGTGTTCAACATGATCCCCGTGCCGCCCCTCGACGGCAGCAACGTGGTGGCCGCCGTGCTGCCCCGTCACCTGGCGTACCAGTGGGATCAGATTCGCCCGTACGGCATCTTCATCCTGTACGGGCTGATGTTCACCGGCATCGTGGGACGCCTCATCGGCCCCCCCGCCAACCTCCTGTTCGGACTGCTGTTGTGA
- a CDS encoding Hsp20/alpha crystallin family protein — protein MRWESLREYRTRASQADRRGDSGWTPPADVSETEDAFIVMAELPGVRRTDVDVAATHDTLTIRGHRPDPGCEPACYVRLERGHGQFVRRFTFPGRLAVDEVQADFRDGILTVTLPKAPETRGRRVEVG, from the coding sequence ATGCGCTGGGAATCCCTTCGCGAGTACCGGACCCGGGCCAGTCAGGCCGACCGGCGCGGCGACTCCGGCTGGACCCCGCCGGCCGACGTCAGTGAGACCGAGGACGCCTTCATCGTCATGGCCGAGTTGCCGGGCGTGCGGCGCACCGACGTCGACGTCGCCGCCACGCACGACACCCTGACCATCCGCGGCCATCGCCCGGACCCGGGCTGCGAACCGGCATGCTACGTGCGCCTCGAGCGAGGGCACGGGCAGTTCGTCCGCCGCTTCACCTTCCCGGGCCGTCTCGCCGTCGACGAGGTCCAGGCCGATTTCCGCGACGGCATCCTCACCGTGACGCTCCCGAAGGCACCCGAGACGCGGGGCCGCCGGGTCGAGGTCGGCTAG
- the scpB gene encoding SMC-Scp complex subunit ScpB: MSDEHTPDVTPDAEVDPTTAATQHQAPAEAPAPDGTAKGRRGRHRVGKPAPGAAPDATEATEPGEAPVAASATAEAGPVDDEATTGAAAEAVVEASTNDGASGDLKDPELFDPAEVANAPRAPHPLKPVVEALIFASPEPLTIKAMARLLEEHTKDEIEAALAEVRETYLKSDGLQLVEVAGGFQIVTRPELYEWVRRLFKERTTSKLSVQALETLAVIAYKQPVTSGEIAEIRGVSATTGVLNTLLDRKLVKIVGRKQVVGRPFMYGTTREFLDKFGLRDLADLPKVEDMSEALGFDLPSPVDEDDGVSLPFEEPGPVEPLLFEAAELQPAGTAADAVGTPAPAPVEEEFVAMGPEAEPDAPVLDADATGPDGTSPEEEH; this comes from the coding sequence ATGAGCGACGAGCACACACCCGACGTCACGCCCGACGCCGAAGTCGACCCCACCACCGCCGCCACGCAGCACCAGGCGCCGGCCGAAGCGCCCGCACCAGACGGCACCGCGAAGGGACGCCGTGGCCGGCACCGCGTCGGCAAGCCCGCGCCCGGCGCCGCGCCCGACGCCACCGAGGCCACCGAGCCTGGCGAGGCACCCGTCGCCGCCTCGGCGACCGCCGAGGCCGGGCCGGTGGACGACGAGGCGACGACCGGGGCCGCCGCCGAGGCGGTGGTCGAGGCCTCCACCAACGACGGCGCCAGCGGCGACCTGAAGGACCCCGAGCTGTTCGACCCGGCCGAGGTCGCCAACGCGCCGCGCGCCCCGCACCCGCTCAAGCCGGTCGTCGAGGCGCTGATCTTCGCCTCGCCCGAGCCGCTGACGATCAAGGCGATGGCCCGGCTGCTCGAGGAGCACACGAAGGACGAGATCGAGGCGGCGCTCGCCGAGGTGCGCGAGACCTACCTCAAGTCCGATGGCCTGCAACTGGTGGAGGTGGCTGGCGGCTTCCAGATCGTCACGCGCCCCGAGCTGTACGAGTGGGTGCGTCGCCTGTTCAAGGAGCGCACGACCTCGAAGCTGTCGGTGCAGGCACTCGAGACGCTGGCGGTCATCGCCTACAAGCAGCCGGTGACCTCGGGCGAGATCGCCGAGATCCGCGGCGTCAGCGCCACGACGGGCGTGCTCAACACCCTGCTCGATCGCAAGCTGGTGAAGATCGTCGGGCGCAAGCAGGTGGTGGGCCGGCCCTTCATGTACGGCACCACGCGCGAGTTCCTCGACAAGTTCGGGCTGCGCGACCTCGCGGACCTGCCGAAGGTCGAGGACATGTCCGAAGCGCTCGGCTTCGACCTGCCCTCGCCGGTCGACGAGGACGACGGCGTGTCGCTGCCGTTCGAGGAGCCCGGGCCGGTGGAGCCGTTGCTGTTCGAGGCAGCGGAACTGCAGCCGGCCGGCACGGCCGCCGACGCCGTGGGCACGCCGGCTCCCGCGCCGGTCGAGGAGGAGTTCGTGGCCATGGGCCCGGAAGCCGAGCCCGACGCGCCGGTGCTCGACGCCGATGCCACAGGACCCGATGGCACGTCACCCGAAGAGGAACACTGA
- a CDS encoding S1C family serine protease — MRRLLLPAALVAASFFAGMVVTGRLGPGEQATAQSGVPAPATPAPTRPALPSGPLPELADVAERAMPSVVNISAVGSRQVQLPFGYFDEPTQSAGSGVIIKRTGDTGYVLTNAHVIGDATEMTVVLFNRRERPAELVGIDPYADLALLRVKDPTLQPITWGDSSRLRVAEWVMAIGNPYQLGETVTLGIVSALGRTNPQISVVADYIQTDAAINPGNSGGALVNRRGELVGINTWIYSQSGGYQGIGFAVPSNLARDVATQLERFGKVRRGTIAGILRIAPLNTALAADLGVRSTEGVVIYRMRRGQGDAWAAGIRAGDVIVGFNGTPITDTEGFERAMLTAPVGSVATLRVRRGREEFDIKVPITDAPVRNQ; from the coding sequence ATGCGGCGCCTGCTCCTGCCTGCCGCCCTCGTGGCGGCCAGTTTCTTCGCGGGCATGGTCGTCACCGGGCGCCTCGGCCCCGGTGAGCAGGCCACCGCCCAGTCCGGAGTTCCCGCGCCAGCCACGCCGGCGCCGACGCGCCCGGCGCTGCCGAGTGGTCCGCTCCCCGAGCTGGCCGACGTCGCCGAACGCGCGATGCCGAGCGTGGTCAACATCTCGGCCGTCGGGTCACGGCAGGTGCAACTGCCCTTCGGGTACTTCGACGAGCCGACCCAGAGCGCCGGCTCGGGCGTGATCATCAAGAGGACCGGCGACACCGGCTACGTGCTCACCAACGCGCACGTCATCGGCGACGCCACCGAGATGACGGTGGTGTTGTTCAACCGTCGCGAGCGCCCGGCCGAACTGGTGGGCATCGACCCGTACGCCGACCTCGCCCTGCTGCGCGTCAAGGATCCGACGCTGCAGCCCATCACCTGGGGCGACAGCTCCAGGCTGCGCGTCGCCGAATGGGTGATGGCCATCGGCAACCCCTACCAGCTCGGCGAGACGGTCACGCTCGGCATCGTGTCGGCGCTCGGCCGCACCAATCCGCAGATCTCGGTGGTCGCCGACTACATCCAGACCGACGCCGCGATCAACCCCGGCAACTCGGGCGGCGCGCTCGTCAACCGGCGTGGCGAGCTGGTCGGCATCAACACCTGGATCTACAGCCAGAGCGGCGGCTATCAGGGCATCGGCTTCGCCGTGCCGAGCAACCTGGCGCGCGACGTGGCGACGCAACTCGAGCGGTTCGGCAAGGTGCGGCGCGGCACGATCGCCGGGATCCTGCGGATTGCGCCCTTGAACACCGCGCTGGCCGCCGACCTCGGCGTGCGATCGACCGAGGGCGTGGTGATCTACCGCATGCGGCGCGGCCAGGGCGACGCCTGGGCGGCGGGCATCCGCGCCGGCGACGTGATCGTCGGCTTCAATGGCACGCCGATCACCGACACCGAGGGCTTCGAGCGCGCGATGCTCACTGCCCCCGTCGGCTCGGTGGCCACCCTGCGCGTCCGACGGGGCCGCGAGGAGTTCGACATCAAGGTGCCGATCACGGACGCGCCGGTGAGGAACCAATAG
- a CDS encoding DNA-3-methyladenine glycosylase, whose translation MAPARPLPPSFYARPTLQVAADLIGMRLRHEAPDGTTAGLIVEVEAYIGEDDPACHAAPGPTRRNAPLYGPPGLAYVYFNYGMHWLVNAVTEADGAPAAVLIRALEPVEGLDLMRSRRAPHRAAGEGGFVGRDADLCRGPGNLTRALAITGMQNCQPLWEGALRIERPSRRPSRPVAWSPRIGIRVGQDRLWRAYVPGHPAVSGKPR comes from the coding sequence ATGGCTCCGGCGCGTCCGCTCCCGCCGTCGTTCTATGCCCGCCCCACGCTGCAGGTCGCCGCGGACCTCATCGGCATGCGGCTGCGGCACGAGGCGCCCGACGGCACGACCGCCGGCCTGATCGTCGAGGTGGAAGCGTACATCGGCGAGGACGACCCGGCCTGCCACGCCGCTCCCGGGCCGACGCGCCGCAACGCGCCGCTGTACGGGCCGCCGGGGCTCGCCTACGTGTACTTCAACTACGGGATGCACTGGCTGGTGAACGCGGTCACCGAGGCCGATGGGGCGCCCGCGGCGGTGCTCATCCGCGCCCTCGAGCCTGTCGAGGGCCTCGACCTGATGCGGAGTCGCCGAGCGCCGCACCGTGCGGCGGGCGAGGGCGGCTTCGTCGGGCGCGACGCCGACCTGTGTCGGGGACCGGGCAACCTGACGCGGGCCCTGGCCATCACGGGGATGCAGAATTGCCAGCCGCTGTGGGAGGGAGCGCTCCGCATCGAGCGCCCGTCGCGCCGGCCGTCACGGCCCGTCGCCTGGAGCCCGCGGATCGGCATCCGCGTCGGTCAGGACCGCCTGTGGCGCGCTTACGTGCCGGGCCATCCGGCGGTGTCGGGCAAGCCGCGGTAG
- a CDS encoding CDP-alcohol phosphatidyltransferase family protein: protein MTFTGAVGAIFWLPLRAIIALCVALRIHPNVLTLIGVCINLAAAWALALGRFTLGGIIMVAANIFDFIDGKVAHQTGTATAFGGFWDSVMDRFSDLALFLGLLWLYASMQRADYVLITALAMIFTVLTSYARARAESLIDKCKVGFMERPERIVLFMIGAFTNRFAAVLWVILVLSVLTVAGRIFHTWRELEGRPA, encoded by the coding sequence ATGACCTTCACAGGCGCCGTCGGCGCGATTTTCTGGCTACCCCTGCGGGCGATCATCGCCCTGTGCGTCGCGCTCCGGATCCATCCGAACGTGCTCACGCTCATCGGCGTCTGCATCAACCTGGCGGCGGCCTGGGCGCTGGCGCTGGGGCGGTTCACCCTGGGCGGGATCATCATGGTCGCCGCCAACATCTTCGACTTCATCGACGGCAAGGTCGCCCACCAGACCGGCACGGCCACCGCGTTCGGCGGCTTCTGGGACTCGGTGATGGACCGGTTCTCGGACCTGGCGCTGTTCCTGGGCCTGCTCTGGCTCTACGCCTCGATGCAGCGGGCCGACTACGTGCTCATCACGGCGCTGGCGATGATCTTCACCGTGCTCACCAGCTACGCCCGGGCCCGCGCCGAGTCGCTCATCGACAAGTGCAAGGTCGGCTTCATGGAGCGGCCCGAGCGGATCGTCCTCTTCATGATCGGCGCCTTCACCAACCGCTTCGCCGCCGTGCTCTGGGTGATTCTGGTGCTGTCGGTGTTGACCGTGGCCGGCCGCATCTTCCACACGTGGCGCGAACTCGAAGGGCGTCCCGCATGA
- the efp gene encoding elongation factor P produces MSSVAATRLRKGNLIKHNNELCRIVETQHVTPGNLRGFVRAKMRKVKDATMFEHRFRSEDMVERAHLDEREMQYLYKDGDTFYFMDTSSYEQIGMSEEALGDSMNFLLPEAMINVEFYEGNPVGIELPATVDLKVVDTVPGIKGATANAQTKPATLETGYVVTVPAFVEVGTVVRINTESGEYLSRV; encoded by the coding sequence ATGAGTTCCGTCGCCGCCACCCGCCTCCGCAAGGGCAACCTGATCAAGCACAACAACGAGCTGTGTCGCATCGTCGAGACGCAGCACGTCACGCCGGGCAACCTGCGTGGGTTCGTGCGCGCCAAGATGCGCAAGGTCAAGGACGCCACGATGTTCGAACACCGCTTCCGGTCGGAAGACATGGTGGAGCGGGCGCACCTCGACGAGCGCGAGATGCAGTACCTGTACAAGGACGGCGACACGTTCTACTTCATGGACACGTCGTCGTACGAGCAGATCGGCATGTCGGAGGAGGCGCTCGGCGACTCCATGAACTTCCTGCTGCCCGAGGCGATGATCAACGTCGAGTTCTACGAGGGCAACCCGGTCGGCATCGAGCTGCCGGCGACGGTCGACCTCAAGGTCGTCGACACGGTGCCCGGCATCAAGGGCGCCACCGCCAACGCGCAGACCAAGCCCGCCACCCTCGAGACCGGCTACGTCGTGACCGTCCCGGCCTTCGTGGAAGTCGGCACCGTGGTGCGCATCAACACCGAATCCGGGGAATACCTCTCGAGGGTGTAG
- a CDS encoding thymidine kinase, which yields MFSGKSEELIRRLRRAQIAKRRVQVFKPAIDNRFSETHITSHSEMKLPSLAVRTADDILAGVLEETEVVGIDEGQFFDVELPAVCSTLADRGKRVIVAGLDQDYLGRPFEPMPQLLAVAEYITKTLAICMVCGEPANHTQRLVKSQELVLVGATDSYEARCRRCFDPTLAG from the coding sequence ATGTTCAGCGGCAAGAGTGAGGAGCTCATCCGCCGCCTGCGGCGTGCCCAGATCGCCAAGCGCCGTGTCCAGGTGTTCAAGCCGGCCATCGACAACCGGTTCTCCGAGACGCACATCACCTCGCACAGCGAGATGAAGCTGCCGTCGCTGGCCGTCAGGACCGCCGACGACATCCTCGCCGGCGTGCTCGAGGAGACCGAAGTGGTGGGCATCGACGAGGGGCAGTTCTTCGACGTCGAGTTGCCGGCCGTGTGCAGCACGCTGGCCGACCGCGGCAAGCGGGTCATCGTCGCTGGCCTCGACCAGGACTACCTCGGACGCCCGTTCGAGCCGATGCCCCAGTTGCTCGCGGTGGCCGAGTACATCACCAAGACGCTGGCCATATGCATGGTGTGCGGCGAGCCGGCCAACCACACGCAACGCCTGGTGAAGAGCCAGGAACTGGTGCTGGTGGGCGCCACCGACTCGTACGAGGCCCGCTGCCGCCGCTGCTTCGACCCGACGCTCGCTGGCTGA